The Populus trichocarpa isolate Nisqually-1 chromosome 2, P.trichocarpa_v4.1, whole genome shotgun sequence genome has a window encoding:
- the LOC7478826 gene encoding suppressor of disruption of TFIIS, with amino-acid sequence MGSLGNLLKMDAAGRANGPKYECLLFDMDDTLYPLSLGLNMACRKNIEEFMLHQLHIEESEVPRMCLELYREHGTTMAGLKALGYEFDNDEFHAFVHGRLPYETLKPDPVLRNILLSVPQRKIIFTNADKAHAAEVLKRMGFEDCFEGVICFETLNPPLEIANNMDALDNDAMIAGGEPEPSGFDGTIATGNKNKIKNDLDNGISSKSRILCKPSLEAIEAAIQIANVDPRKTIFFDDSARNIASGKAAGLHTVIVGSSVLVPGADNALRSIHNIKEAIPEIWEDEGEEMELVIQSTTVETMILA; translated from the exons ATGGGATCGTTAG GTAACCTTCTTAAGATGGACGCTGCTGGGAGGGCCAACGGACCAAAATACGAGTGCTTGCTCTTTG ACATGGATGATACGTTGTACCCCTTGAGTTTGGGTCTCAACATGGCTTGCCGAAAGAACATTGAAG AGTTCATGTTGCATCAGCTACATATTGAGGAAAGTGAAGTTCCGAGAATGTGCTTGGAATTATACAGGGAGCATGGAACAACAATGGCAGGTCTAAAG GCTCTTGGCTATGAGTTTGATAACGATGAGTTTCATGCTTTCGTTCATGGAAGATTGCCTTATGAAACACTGAAGCCTGATCCGGTGCTAAGGAACATTCTACTTTCCGTCCCACAGCGTAAAATA ATCTTCACAAACGCTGATAAGGCGCATGCAGCTGAGGTTCTCAAAAGGATGGGATTCGAGGATTGTTTCGAAGGCGTCATTTGCTTTGAAACCCTTAATCCTCCTCTAGAAATTGCAAATAACATGGATGCATTAGATAATGATGCAATGATTGCAGGAGGTGAGCCAGAGCCAAGTGGCTTCGATGGTACTATTGCCActggaaacaaaaataaaataaaaaatgatttagatAATGGTATCAGCTCCAAGTCACGAATCCTCTGTAAACCCTCTCTGGAGGCCATTGAAGCAGCTATTCAGATTGCAAATGTGGACCCAAGGAAGACA ATCTTCTTTGACGACAGTGCTCGAAACATTGCAAGTGGGAAAGCAGCAGGACTTCATACAGTTATT GTAGGGAGCTCGGTCCTTGTACCAGGTGCAGACAATGCCTTGAGAAGCATCCACAATATCAAAGAAGCAATACCTGAAATTTGGGAGGATGAAGGAGAGGAGATGGAGCTAGTTATCCAGTCCACTACAGTCGAAACAATGATCCTTGCTTAG
- the LOC7487770 gene encoding protein ABC transporter 1, mitochondrial, translating to MSSFNHIGRLLSGISLVAKEIAKRSKALETGDFETLIASTAKKALVSATDLSGLTKGKVREFSPPRLNGSVAYFNNSPDLAAESTPAESQLPIGDNGKESSASDGVLTPSVSFQDKILEEKRISKEEIGDLDRDNKGHAGAGEVAVAPAETVAAPPVVKRRKPRERRVPSSPFTRALGFAGLGAGLAWGTVQESAKRLVFGTPSSQDKQSAYSPFLSDKNAERLALALCRMRGAALKIGQMLSIQDESLVPAPILAALDIVRQGADVMPKSQLNQVLDAELGADWSTKLTSFDYEPVAAASIGQVHKATKDGMEVAMKIQYPGVADSIESDIENVKLLLDYTNLIPKGLFLDRAIKVAKVELSRECDYELEAANQKQFRSLLSDAEGFYVPLVVDDLSCKRVLSTEFVSGIPIDKVASLNQETRNYVGRKLLELTLMELFVFRFMQTDPNWSNFLYDEATNTINLIDFGAARDYPKRFVDDYLRMVVACANGERDVVIEMSKRLGFLTGEESEAMLDAHVQAGFIVGLPFSNPGGYDFRSSNITHSMSSLGATMLRHRLTPPPDEVYSLHRKLSGAFLACIKLGAVVPCRELLLEVYKDYQFGEDGDNQMLSGSIS from the exons ATGAGTTCGTTTAATCACATAGGAAGACTGCTGAGCGGCATTTCTCTAGTAGCCAAGGAAATTGCCAAACGCTCCAAAGCTCTCGAAACTGGAGATTTCGAAACCCTAATAGCCTCCACCGCTAAGAAAGCGCTAGTCTCCGCCACCGATCTATCGGGCCTCACTAAAGGGAAAGTACGCGAGTTTTCGCCTCCCAGGCTCAATGGATCCGTCGCTTATTTCAACAATTCACCTGACTTGGCAGCAGAATCAACCCCAGCTGAATCGCAGCTGCCAATTGGCGACAACGGAAAGGAAAGCAGCGCCAGTGATGGTGTCTTGACTCCTTCGGTTTCTTTTCAAGACAAGATTTTAGAGGAGAAACGAATTTCAAAGGAGGAAATTGGTGATTTGGATAGAGATAATAAAGGCCATGCAGGTGCTGGAGAGGTAGCTGTGGCACCGGCGGAAACCGTGGCGGCGCCGCCAGTGGTGAAGAGGAGGAAGCCTCGGGAGAGGAGAGTTCCTTCCAGTCCGTTTACAAGAGCGCTTGG GTTTGCTGGTCTAGGAGCCGGGCTTGCATGGGGAACAGTTCAGGAATCTGCAAAGAGACTTGTCTTTGGTACACCAAGTTCACAGGACAAACAATCTGCTTATTCTCCATTTTTGTCCGATAAGAATGCAGAACGCCTGGCTCTTGCATTATGCAGAATGCGTGGAGCTGCGCTCAAGATAGGACAAATGCTGAGCATACAGGACGAATCTCTTGTTCCTGCTCCG ATCTTGGCTGCTTTAGATATTGTACGTCAAGGTGCAGACGTGATGCCCAAGAGCCAACTGAATCAAGTTTTGGATGCTGAGTTGGGCGCTGACTGGTCAACCAAGTTAACTAGTTTTGATTATGAACCAGTTGCTGCTGCAAGTATAGGCCAG GTGCACAAAGCAACAAAGGATGGTATGGAGGTCGCAATGAAAATTCAGTACCCTGGTGTTGCAGATAGTATTGAGAGCGACATTGAGAATGTGAAACTTCTTTTAGATTATACAAACCTGATTCCAAAAGGACTATTTCTTGACAGAGCTATAAAG GTGGCAAAAGTAGAACTGTCTCGAGAATGTGACTATGAGTTGGAGGCCGCCAATCAGAAACAGTTCCGTAGTCTGCTATCTGATGCTGAGGGCTTTTATGTTCCATTGGTTGTGGATGATCTTTCATGTAAAAGAGTCTTAAGTACCGAGTTTGTTTCTG GAATTCCAATTGATAAAGTAGCATCACTGAACCAAGAAACTCGTAATTATGTCGGGAGAAAGTTGCTAGAACTCACATTGATGGAATTGTTTGTCTTCCGCTTCATGCAG ACTGATCCTAACTGGAGTAATTTCTTGTATGATGAGGCTACAAACACCATCAATCTCATTGACTTTGGAGCAGCTCGAGATTATCCTAAAAGATTTGTTGATGACTACTTAAGAATG GTTGTAGCATGTGCAAATGGTGAAAGGGATGTTGTGATTGAGATGTCAAAAAGGCTTGGATTCCTCACAGGAGAAGAATCAGAGGCAATGCTGGATGCTCATGTTCAGGCTGGTTTTATCGTGGGACTGCCATTCTCTAATCCTGGCGGGTATGACTTCCGATCCTCTAATATCACTCACAGTATGTCAAGCCTTGGGGCAACAATGCTAAGGCACAGGCTCACTCCACCTCCAGATGAGGTATATAGCCTTCATAGAAAGCTTTCAGGTGCTTTCTTGGCTTGCATAAAGCTTGGAGCCGTTGTACCATGTAGGGAACTATTGCTCGAAGTCTACAAGGATTATCAGTTTGGTGAAGATGGTGACAACCAGATGCTCAGTGGCTcaatttcttga